Proteins from one Cryptomeria japonica chromosome 4, Sugi_1.0, whole genome shotgun sequence genomic window:
- the LOC131050813 gene encoding probable disease resistance protein At4g33300: MWEKLARRKRPEFLDVEDAHINLQQLLSKQSKPTLVILDDVWSSENLENLLFEGPAYKTLVTTRDKSFIPRTPSSQLYQLPLLGKEDALSLFCYWAFGQTSIPSDIDINLVKEVQAKCDGLPLALKMVGSSMHKELDEVWKRAKKISEGEYISVYHRKGLFRLLQTSIDSLDDVTKECFLDLGLFPRNRKICVDALLDIWVYVRKLRRQDAFDILLELASKNLLNLTSNQRGSASISYRNASELYFSQHNVLRNLALYLGHQNNLVHNKRLVISRNDSNLLAKGELLGDRAFDTQILSILTGPMEESDWNDMTFPETEALLLHFTSTNYFLPPFLKSMKKLKVLMVSNCGAKKATVKGLDVLSSLAQLKSVRMERLISPLAEKQSIEALQNLEKLSVSLCEGFGNISTFTKLQDFNLDHSSDLEELTPGVCNMRSILLWSITNCHLLQNLPHDFGNMSYLRVLRLSALPGLKELPASIGELAQLEYLDISVCEGLKELPKEVGQLKKLREIDMRECSRLTTLPATVCELSSLKLVTCDEKIGNQWLRAKNISIPELRVEIVEAHFSLDWLED, translated from the exons ATGTGGGAGAAATTAGCTAGAAGGAAAAGACCAGAATTTCTGGATGTGGAAGATGCGCACATAAATCTGCAGCAGCTGCTTTCGAAGCAATCCAAGCCAACTCTAGTTATATTGGATGATGTTTGGTCTAGTGAAAATTTGGAAAACTTACTATTTGAGGGTCCGGCATACAAGACTCTTGTAACTACCAGAGACAAGTCCTTCATCCCCAGAACTCCCTCTTCACAACTCTATCAATTGCCATTGTTGGGCAAAGAGGATGCTCTGTCGCTTTTCTGCTACTGGGCTTTTGGACAGACATCAATTCCAAGCGATATAGATATAAATCTTGTAAAGGAG GTGCAAGCAAAATGTGATGGCCTGCCACTTGCTCTAAAGATGGTTGGAAGCTCTATGCATAAGGAACTGGACGAGGTTTGGAAGCGGGCAAAGAAGATTTCTGAAGGAGAATATATATCAGTTTATCACAGAAAAGGGCTATTCAGATTGTTGCAGACCAGTATTGATTCCTTAGACGATGTAACCAAGGAATGTTTCTTAGACTTGGGGTTATTTCCAAGGAACAGGAAAATCTGTGTTGATGCACTATTGGACATTTGGGTTTATGTACGGAAGCTACGAAGGCAAGATGCTTTTGACATCTTATTAGAACTTGCAAGCAAAAATTTGTTGAATTTAACTAGCAATCAAAG AGGAAGTGCATCAATCTCATATAGAAATGCTTCGGAGCTGTACTTTTCTCAGCATAATGTACTGAGAAATTTGGCCTTGTATTTGGGACACCAAAACAATTTAGTTCACAATAAGAGGTTGGTCATATCAAGGAACGACTCTAATTTGCTGGCGAAAGGGGAGTTGCTTGGTGATAGAGCATTTGATACTCAAATTCTCTCCATTCTCACTG GCCCCATGGAGGAAAGTGATTGGAATGATATGACTTTCCCCGAAACAGAGGCTCTGTTGTTACATTTTACTTCGACAAATTACTTTCTTCCCCCATTTCTGAAATCCATGAAAAAACTAAAAGTTCTGATGGTATCCAATTGCGGTGCAAAGAAGGCAACAGTGAAAGGGCTAGATGTCTTATCTTCACTCGCTCAACTCAAGAGTGTCCGCATGGAGAGATTGATTTCACCCCTTGCTGAAAAGCAGAGCATCGAAGCACTGCAGAATTTAGAGAAGCTATCAGTGAGCTTATGTGAAGGATTTGGAAATATATCCACATTCACCAAGCTCCAAGATTTTAACCTGGATCACAGTAGTGATTTGGAGGAGTTAACCCCTGGTGTCTGCAATATGCGCTCCATTTTGTTATGGTCTATTACCAACTGCCATCTGCTTCAGAATTTACCACATGATTTTGGAAATATGAGCTATCTAAGAGTACTAAGGTTATCTGCATTACCAGGCCTGAAAGAGCTTCCTGCATCAATCGGTGAACTTGCACAGTTGGAATATCTAGACATTTCAGTATGCGAGGGTTTGAAGGAACTCCCAAAGGAAGTAGGACAGCTCAAGAAGTTGAGGGAAATTGATATGAGAGAGTGTTCTCGTTTGACGACGTTACCTGCAACTGTTTGTGAACTAAGTTCCCTGAAGCTTGTCACCTGTGATGAGAAGATTGGGAATCAGTGGTTGCGGGCCAAGAACATTTCTATTCCAGAGCTTAGAGTTGAAATCGTGGAAGCACATTTTAGTTTGGACTGGCTTGAAGATTGA